From Apium graveolens cultivar Ventura chromosome 9, ASM990537v1, whole genome shotgun sequence, the proteins below share one genomic window:
- the LOC141687197 gene encoding putative hydrolase C777.06c — MGSNASENGVEEPRSALIFLGTGCSSAVPNALCLLQPSDPPCQLCFNSLSLPPQHNPNYRCNTSLLIDFCPNDGDHKYILIDVGKTFREQVLRWFTFHKIPRVDSILLTHEHADAIMGLDDIRAVQPFSPTNDIDPTPIYLTQFAMDSVGVKFPYLLPKVLKPGQEVRRVAQLDWKIIENDYMKPFIASGLKFSPLPVMHGEDYICLGFLFGEKYRIAYISDVSRFLPETEHYISKDGGGQLDLLILDTLYKNGSHNTHFCFPQTLEAVKRLKPKQAFFIGMTHEFDHQRDNEFLAEWSKREGIPVQLAHDGLKIPVDLS, encoded by the exons ATGGGCAGCAATGCGAGTGAAAACGGCGTCGAAGAGCCACGCTCGGCTCTTATATTTCTCGGTACCGGTTGTTCGAGCGCTGTTCCCAATGCTCTTTGTCTTTTACAACCCTCCGATCCGCCTTGTCAACTTTGTTTCAACTCTCTCTCACTTCCTCCTCAACACAATCCTAATTATCG GTGCAATACATCACTACTAATCGACTTTTGTCCAAATGATGGTGATCATAAATATATATTGATTGATGTCGGAAAGACATTCAGAGAGCAAGTACTTAGGTGGTTCACATTCCATAAGATTCCTCGAGTGGATTCT ATTCTATTGACTCATGAACATGCTGATGCCATTATGGGTCTAGATGATATACGTGCTGTACAGCCATTTAGTCCTACAAATGATATCGATCCAACTCCAATATACCTTACACAGTTTGCCATGGATAG TGTAGGTGTGAAATTCCCGTATTTGCTTCCAAAAGTACTCAAGCCTGGCCAAGAAGTAAGGCGTGTTGCACAACTTGACTGGAAGATAATCGAGAACGACTATATGAAGCCATTTATTGCTTCGGGATTAAAATTTTCTCCGTTGCCG GTAATGCACGGGGAAGATTATATATGTCTCGGCTTTCTTTTTGGTGAAAAATATAGAATAGCTTATATATCTGATGTTTCACGTTTTCTTCCCGAGACAGAGCATT ATATCTCGAAAGATGGTGGTGGTCAGTTGGATCTTCTTATATTAGACACACTGTACAAG AATGGGTCACATAATACTCACTTTTGCTTTCCCCAG ACTCTGGAAGCTGTAAAAAGGTTGAAACCGAAGCAAGCTTTCTTCATTGGAATGACACATGAATTTGATCACCAAAGGGACAATGAGTTTCTTGCGGAATGGTCTAAGAG